The DNA segment TATGCCAGTTCCAAACATAAAACTATTCAATCAAAATACTAGATAAAATTAagcttttttatgttttgtggCAAATGTTCTAAAgttttttcttggctttttgttttgtagtCTTTTGTTCCTTAAGCGTATTTCTAATTCTAACCAAGTGCATTTTGAACCTCTTCTAACAACCTTGATTTGGTTAACCTTCATTTTTCTTGTGTGGAGGAAAAAGAaccaaagatttgggggttttctaGTGGCTGAAATTCTAGGGTTTGGCCTGTTCtgaattttccttttggttCCTATGACACTCCTGTTTTTTGGCAGTCTAGATCTTGGTTTGCCTGGGTTTGATCTCGATTGGCTAGCACAGATCATCCTCGGGTTCTTTAGCCACTTCTGGAGACTGGAGACTATGTCCAGTGCTTTCAGGGCCTCTGGTACCTCCGTGAAGCATATTGCTATGAGCCATCACTGCCTTTCTCATGTAAGAGAGTTCCTCTTGGCCAGCTAGGTATTGGACAAGCAGCTCTTTGCTTAAGGTACCTTCTTATATCACCTGCCACTTGTGGTGTGCTGCGGTAAGTAGTGTGGGATTATAAAATACCAGATACTGTTGGGTAAAAGTGCTGCCTTAACTTAGACAAATGTTTAGCTTTTTAGTGACCCTTTGCATTATTTGTTTGTGCTTTCTCCTATTGCTAAGCAAGTAATTTTACTTGTCCACATTTAGCCTCTGTTAAGTTTAAGGCAGTGTGATGGATACTcaaatgaaacttaaaaaaattcctttgtaAAATTTAAATGACATTGTAGATACacctttttgcttttaattctgttttgaaGCTGGGGGAGGTGAGCATAAAGGTTGAATTTGTCTGCATTTATTGGAATGTCATTTACTGGGGTGTTAGTTacaaaaatctgcatttaatACTGTTGCCCTTCTCAGTTGTTATTTCAGGGAATGTGTTGGTATTTTATATATTGCATTGTATTTTCATAACAGCTGGTTTTGGGATGTAGGATTACCTTAAAAGCAGAGTTTTATTCACTGTAGTTGTAAAATGATGGATCCTTTCTATATGCAGCTACTATTACATAAGCTGtttcagaaacttttttttaaattatatgtaaaattttaaatatagaaataaaaagcattaaGCATTTTCAGCAGGGAAAGTTTTAGGGAAGTATTCTGCCACCTGCTTTGTGTCCTGTTCAAACTAAAATGTTAACTCTTGCTGTAGGACTTGAAAGATGTCATGAGAAAGGCAGGGGAGGTCACCTATGTGGATGCACACAGAAACAACAGGAATGAAGGGTAAGTTCATTTTGTGTGATATGATAGCTGAAGCTGTTAAGGGCGTGATTTTTCTTCTAATACAGAAGTAAAATACAATCTATGGTGTGGCTTAGATGCTGAAATTTCTCCAGTTTAAGAACCAAAACTATCCAAAACACAAACTGTCAGTTGGAGTTCACTATTGAACTCTGTCTCTATTCTCTATCATGAAAACAATGtatgaaagcagaaaaggaagggagaactccttttaaattttaagacCTGCTGTCTTATTTTTATATAGTCATTTATGATCTGAGGCTAAAAACACCTCCTGTGTGTGGCTGCTATACAGTGGTTCAGCAGTCAAAGTCATGGGAAATAAACATAACCAACTTCCATGGAGAATACCTACCTGCCTAGTCTCACTTCTCAGTTCTGCAGACTGCAAAAACTTTGCACAACAAAGCAGGAGAGAAGGAAGTGTGAATAGAGTGTCTGTGCTGGCAGAACTGCTCTAGGGCCTCTGCAAACAAATGCAACTTAGACCTTTTTTTGAgttcaaattttaaaagccacCAAGGCTGGACTTTTCTATTCACTGTTGAAATTCTTAAATAGGGCAGAAGAATCTGCAGACTTGTTTTGCTCCACGGACAGCATTGGAATGCAGTTTAGTGGAGGACTGAAAGATGTTTCCTCAGCTGATGCAGATTTTTGTATCTTCCTGCATTTTCTCCATCTCCTTGCAGATGGCAGTTCTGGTATTGTTTAAGGTGTGAGAAGTATGGATAGCTAGGACTGTGGTGTCATATTTTCTTATTAACCACGTTAAAAACTAGCTTTCAGAAGATGAAACAGAAAGCTGTGAATTGGCAGATTAAAAAGGGCCAGACCTGCTTTCCCtacttttgttgttgttctgaAACTTATTTCATTATGGTATACAGGGTTGTGGAGTTTGCATCTTACAGTGACATGAAGAGTGCACTGGAAAAACTGGATGGCACTGAGCTGAATGGACGCAGAATTAAACTGACTGAAGACCACAGAAGGCATAGGTATGTCACCTGACATGATAAAATTCTGCTGAGGACATGGATTTGGGTCGTATTGATGCCAAAGTTTGATTGTCGTTTTTTTGGCCCCAAGCTAAATGTCACTGCACAGAACAACTTTTTAGCAGTGTAAACAGATTAAGATAAGAACTAACTTGCTGAAACAGGGTAAATAGAACACTTCTGGATGagactgaagatttttttgtaaAGACAAAATGCGGTATTATAAAGAAACATGAATTTTggtattaaaaatgtttaattggATGGAAAGCTGTTTCACAGCCCTGTGAAATATTTCCCAAATAATTGTGAATGACAACTTGTTCAtgagaataaaagaaaatcagttaGCTTCCTTGAATTATTCCTAAGCAGTTCTGCTGTTCAATCATTTAAAAAGCCTGTTGGCTGCAGCTCTTTCATTGTCTCGTTTCCTGAAAAAAGGGATGCATTACTAGTCAATGTATTAAAACTCTAAGGCCTTAAAGTGTGCTGGTGATCCACACCTTTAGAGACTTTCTTAGCCTCTTGAAAGAAACTCTTGTTTGCATGGCATTTCTAGAGAGAATAAACACCACAAGTATAAAGTTCCATTTCTGTATTTGTCTTGATAAATTAAAGGCAAGGTATATGCAGACAAAGAGTTCTTCTTTGATAGAGACTCCTCTGCCTAAAAATTGATTTCTCTCTTCCTGGCAGGATCTGGGGAGTGGCATCTTTTATTAGGCAGTGCATATTTTGCCACACTAGCAGAGAATGTCAAGGCCAGCAGTTCTTGATGGCCTTCGCCTAAGAAGTTATTGTCATGATAGAGCATAGCAGAAATCTAGCAGCACTGTGAAATGACTGAATGCTGTGAATTGCGCTTTCAGATGTTCAGATGGATGTGCTATGCATACAAAGTAGTTGAGAATTCTACATGGTTGTTTTAAATTTAGGAAGAGCTGAGACTACAgcttttaattatgtttttctaGAAGCAGATCTCGATCAAGGAGTTACTCAAGATCTCGCAGCCGGTCCAGGTCTACAGGATCTTCCAGATCGGACAGCCGGTCCCGGTCCAGGTCAAGGTCCCGGTCCAGGTCCAGGTCTCGCTCTCGATCCCGATCTCGCTCTCGATCCCGCTCTCGTTCTCGCAGTCGTACTCCTAAAAAGAGTTACTCCCACAAAAGCCACCGCTCCAGCTTGATAgcttcttccccttctccctcGTCTTCTAAAAGAAAATCTCGTTCTAGGTCGAGCTCTGCTCATAGCCGTAGTTAACCTGCTTTGAGAGATGTATTAATTAATTTGATTCAAGTTTCTTGACTTGAGACAAGTTATATATGAGATCTGGGAGGGGAAGAGTTAACATGATGAAAGGGTGACCTCCTCTTACATTGCCAAAGTGCCTGTCATCAAATAGGCCATCTCTGTGAGGAGGGGCTGGCTGTCAGCTTTCTTCTTTCAGTGAAGTCTGGAGTGGGaagtctttttttattttttcccctgctatTAGTAAACATTTCTATCATAGATATATTATGTACACATAATGCTGAGGTAATGGGATGAGACAATACGctgctttctccctctcttGCCCCTACTTCCCCCTCCACCTCCAAGGCCTTTGACTTCCAAAATACTATGTTAGCTTTTGTCCTTGGTATTAAGTCTGAGAACAGGAAGTATAGATTTAATTCCTTTAAGGTTCTGTGGCTACTTTTCTGTGCGAGAATGAATGGACCAGATGAAATTAGTTTAGAGttcccctttttccctgttGCTTGGCTTAACAGGCTGTTTAAGTTCCAGCTTTACATGACCTTGACAATATGCTTAATTTGCAAAAGACTTTCAGGAATACACATTGGTTAGTTGAATATTGGTCACTTGGATAATGAATTAATACAATGTTAAGGAGTAATGAAAGCTGGAATGTTCTGTTAAAATGAGACATACCATCCAGATGTCAGGTTTATTGGGAATCcattataataattttacaGTAATTCACTAGTATGTGGTATTGTATGTATAGGCCTTATTTGACAGGTGACTTCATAAAACTGCACAGAAATGTCAATATGCATGTCCATGTTTTTGATGTTTATAAAAGTGACATAGCTTTCATACCCAAAAGTGTGATACTGAATAACATGTGTATGACTAGCAATAGTCTTGATGGAAAGGAAGGTTATTTTAGTAAtgagagcagcagaaagaattcccaggaaaagtGTAGTCAAAATCTCCGGAATGCACAGTTGTTTTAATTAATAGAAATTTCCACTGCAAATACTGTTGTTCTTACAATTTggaattagattttttttttaacttctgtatTGTCAAAGAAGGGAAACATTTTTGGAAGAAATATGTAAATTAATCCCAAAGTCTTACATGTATTTAAATGTACCATTCCTAATAAAATCAAACCTTTTTCTGGCTTATTTGGcagttttgtttaatttttgttgctgttgttcaCTTCAGTCTTTCTGACATGATTACAAAGAAATTTATTTGTAGATTCACCTGTATAGAAGTGAGAAAATGGCAGCTAGAAACCAGTTATGATATATAAGAGACCAGATGCTGAGTCTGGAGGGCTGGATTGGGCAGGATAGGATTTTATTGTCACAGGCAGCAGTGGCTGTTTGAATAAATGGCAAAAGGATTCTTTCTGCAGTCCTTGCCAACAGGTTTGTGTGATACCTTCTGCTCTGACACTTCAACAGAGGAACCAACAACCAAGTGGCCACAAGTGTTGGAATCTTCCTACAGATAAATTAATTTGTCACTTCTGAAATACTGTAGAAGAGATTCTTACATTGCCTACACAACTTGTTTACATAAAAGGCTTCCAGGCTAACACCCTTTATAAAGTCAAGTTACTGGTggtcctgcccatggcaggggtttggaactaggtttttagggtcccttcccacccaaactaTTCTTTCATTCTTTGCATGTTTGGAATAATGTGATCTGAATATGCTATAGCAGTTGTCTTACCACAGGACATTTTCCTCTTAGGGGAAGGAAGACTTACCTACAGCATGCAACTGCTTGCAGCATGGGCCACTCCTGGAAGTCGAGCAGTGCAATTATAGTTGCATTTCAACAACTGGCTGCATCATCCCCCAAAAACGAGAGCATATATTGTGTGATGTTTATGGCACTTACTTattactaattacatttttgtcAGTTTAGCACATGGCTTTTCTTCCACGGATATCCCAGTGGTTTCTAAGCATAAACTTTATTGTACTTGGCCACATCACATCTCTGCTTTATTgatgagaaaagggaaagcagtgTTGTGTGTGCTCACCTGTGGTTGCCAAACAAGGGggtcaggaggaggaggaggaatattCCCAACCGGAAGGCCAGGATTCCTCACTGAGCAGGTTTGGCTTTCGCTCATGCCATCTACTGGCTGTGCTtatgctgctgctcctggagctgcaaaGGGGCTGAGAAGGGTGTGGGTTGTGTTTGAGgacatttctctttcaaaaccGCGGTGAAGGAGCAACGTGAGTCCAAGTAGGAGGAAGTGCCCAAAGATCTACTGTACCCACAGCGCTCTGTTCCTACTCCAGGAAAGGGTCAGACACCTTGAGTGCCAGGGGTGGaatttctctgctctgccagctcctgctgccacacccTGATCTGAGAGCTAACTTGTAGAGTTCCTAAGTGGAACTAGTCTTTTTACAGAGGTTTTGGAAATGTCATTTCCCATCTGTTTCCCTCATTTCCACTTGATAGTCATTATTTGCTGGCAGAATGATTTATGCATCCAGTACCTGAGGgcacatttcccatttttccagccCTGCAATCAGTTCTCCCTTCACCTCCTCTCTCTGCAAACCTGCTGGAGAGTTGTTAGCCTTTCACCCTGGGTGATTTACTAGGACAATAACGTATTAGCCAACAGTTATACCTGGCAGAAGGCCCCACCATGCCAGCCTAAAGGAGGGGATACAGCAGAAACGTCAGGGAGCTATTCAGGCCTTAGAGTCAGCACCAAGAGAAAAGTGCCAGGGTTAACAGGCTGGCCTTAGGAACAAGGCCAGTTATATGCTGTAGTGAAATACCAGCTAATGGCAGCTCTGTCTGGGTAGTCTTAGGATGTTCAAAGGATATTCACTACTGTTGATTTGCTGGGCCTAAGACCATGAGGGAGGGAATAATGTATGGCAAAACTTGTTTTTCAAGACTAACAAAggatataaaataaaactgttagTTTCACTGGTAATGAATTATATTTTTGTGTAGTGTAATGGCATTTTCCTGTGATGAACCAGGGATGAATGTGGTGTTTCCCAGTTCTCTCCTTTTCCACTCTAGAAACCTCTTGTGCTGTGTGGATCTGGAAGGATCCAGATCCAGAGCAGATGTTTCAGTTTAGACTTAAAATTTCTCTCCATATGTCTGTGTGTAGGTGTGATGCATCACTGGAGACTCTGAAATCAGGCTCAGCAGGGTCCTACAGACATGCTGGTTTTACCCAACAGCCAGCTCTCTGATTTCTCCTCGATCAGAGTCCCATGGATATTTGTGGTTCATAGAGGTAGGATGCTCCAGGATACTCTCATAAGGGAACTGAGCACTCATTGGTATAGttgaaattaaaatctgaaaagGCTGTCAGTCTAGAGGCTTGAAAAGAGGTACCCTAAACTGTTGACAAAATTTGATCCAGATGTTAGTTGGGGGACAGAGTAGCAGTGGTGCAGCATATGCTGGCACAGCAATTGCAAGGAGGAGCCTTTAGGGAAACATACAcagcaaaagaaaggaaactggATGAAGTCTTCGCATTCACATCTACAGCTGAAGGAATTAGTCCTCAAACTCGGTGAGTGAGACTATGGATGTAGGCCCCATCTGTGACAGCTGGTTGGGGTTTTCCAAGTCAGGGATACCCCAAAACAACATCCACTGCCCTGGAGGAGTTCAGGTCTTGTTCATCATCAGTCAGTCTTTTTACTTCAAGGGGACTCCGCTGGCTTTCTTGGTTCACCCTTGGTACCTGGAAGCAAAATCAGGGTTTTGAAGTGAGAATTGATGACACTCAGTATATTTTGAGACCCCGAAATCTCACAACAAACAGCTCAAAACGTGTGAGTGAATTTACTTAACTCTGCTAAGACCTCACAAACCCATGTTCTGCACTTTCCTACCCTCCTGTAAGGGTCTCTGCTACCTAAACAACAGCAATGGCAGTGCGTGGAAGAGGAGCGCTCAGAACGGGTTATGTGTGCGCTTACGGTGAAGTTGTGATGTGATGCAGCCCTCAGGGCTGCCTTGGGCTGGGCTCTAGGGCTGCCTTGGGCTGGGCTCTAGGGCTGCCTCCGCGCTGCTTCACCGTGACGGTGCCGTTCGGGTGCCGGCGGGGCTTGCCCGGCACGTCAGCAGCGCGATGCCAGCGGGAAGCGCCATCACTGCTTCCCGCGGGGCGGGCCGGGAACAGAACGCGCCCCGCGCAGGCCCGGCCCGCCAGGTGGCGCTGTGGCACCGCCTCACGGAAACCGCGCTTCCAGAAACTCCACAGCGCGCTGCGGCCCGGAGCTTTCTGCGGAACCCCCGACACACCGACACACAGACAGACGGACACGGAGCTCTGCCCTCGGCACCCATGCGGTTTGCAGCACATTCACCTGCCGCGGAGCGGAAAGAAAAGGTGTGGGAgcagcggggcgggggggggggggggggcgcggTTCAAAAATCAACCATGGAGGTGAGCCATGTGCAGATCTCCTGCAGGACCTGTTTGTTGGAAGGCACGTCTGTGTGTGCAGATACGATAGGTGCCATCAGTTTGGGTCCCTGGCACTTCCTCGAGCCCTTGGAAGTCTCTTTGTCGTGGGAGGCACCGTGAGAAATGCTCGGAAGGGCTGTGGACCCGTTTCTCCAGCCCGCTGGTGGTTGCAGGGTCGCTCCCCCAGTCCCCACAACATCTGAGCCACGCAGACCGACAGCTTCACCAAGGGTCCGGGCTGCCCGCCTTTGTGAGCTCCGGCAGGGCGGAGGGAGATGGAGAGCTTGAATTAAGGTCCAGGTATTAAACTGCAGGCACCCAGGAAACCTACACAGGCTAATCTTGACAGGAGAGTGGTTACAAAGGCTCAGAAGTAGCGAGAGATAACAAATGCTTCTTTTCTGCACTAGGCTGAGAAACAAAACTGTCTGCGGAGGAAGctgccacccccacccccatcctcctcctcccccttcaCGTGTacccacaggagctgcccagaaCTGGGGCTGCACCCTTCTGCCATGGCCTGTTTCTAGACAGCGTTAGGTATATGCTGAATATTGCCACTCCTCCAAAGGAGTCTGGTGACAAAGAGGCTTCAGGAAATAACTTCTGGCTTGGTCTGGAGAAAATTCCGTGTTGCCTAGGTGTGACTTCTGAGCAGAATGGTCTTCTGCTATGTTTTGCCACCCAGTGCCTACAACAGGGCTGTTACTCGTGtaggctgtgctgcaggctggcTGGGGGCTCTTTCCCTGGGTTCACCCAAGACCTCTGGCCCGTTCCAAGTCAACGCCTCTCCACAGTCCAGTCCTCTTCTAAAGTGGGGGGCTACCCCAAGACAACATCCACTGTCCCTGGAGAAGGAATTCAGGTCTTGTTCATCATCAGTCTTTTTACTTCAAGGGGACTCAGCTGGCTTTCTTGGCTCACTGTTGATACCTGGAAGTAGCATCAGGGTCTGTGAAGCTTCAAGACCCCGTCCTTCTGCTTGAGAGCTTGAGGCCAGAACAGCCCGACTCCAAACTCATGGAGAAGTGAATCAGCTCCCAGACTTGCTGgacccctgctccagcagcatggCAACAAGGTGGTTAGATGCTTAATCATCTTATGGTCCAGAGAGGAAGGCAGAGCTCTGGTCTTGGATTTCCCTGATCCCAGCTGTCTCTCAGGAATCCAGCATGTAATGCCTTGCCCTTTCTGGTACCTGCTGGAttgaaaagaagggaaaacagaaatgttaatGATCTTTCTGTTGGCCCAAATTCTCATGGGCATTACTTCCCCAGGATCTGGAAAACCTTGGGCAAACAACAGGGGTAATTTTCAAGAGTCTCCATTTCATCTGGCTTCACAGACTTTGTTGCTTTATCCTTAGCTTAACAGTGATGCCATCCATTCTCAGTTCAACTCTCAGGAACAGCACCAGCAGAACTGGCAACACTCTTGCTCTTCCTATAGCACATTGCCAATGCACCTCCATCCTCCATCATCCAGCATGCAGGCAGCATCACTGGCTGGCTAACAGCACCTCCCTggctccagggatgggggcacTGAGTCTCAGACCACACAGAAGAGCTCCTCTTCACAGCCCATCCTCTACTCTGGGTtcacttgttttcctttttactcCAAAAAGCAGGTTCAGGTCATTTTCAGCTCCAAGTCCTCCAAGAATAAATACCACAGTCAAAAGGAAGTGTTTGGGAATATTCATTTACTGAGAAAACCCTCCACcttttctgggaaagaaaaccttttCTGGTCTTCAGTATCTCTGGGACTTTTAGTGTTCTCTTAGGGCAAGATTGTCACTGGGGCTTGCCCTACTTCTGCTCTGAGGGACAGGTAAAGAGGGCAGGGGAAGTGTTTGCTtgcagcagggtgggaaggagctgcctgcaCTTCAAAGCTCCTGAGGCTGTCCGCAGGCAGGCTGTCCCTTCGGCGGTCGGTGACGCTGGGGCGTGAGGCAAGCCCGCCACAAGGAAATGGTGAGGCCGATGGGATGTGAAAGCTGTGACTGTGTCAAAGGCAGGATGGAAACGTAGCGGTAGCACTATTTTTAGCATCTTCTTGCAGAACTTCGCTAGAGCTTGCTGGAGTCAGTGgctgcttcctctttcctttATGTAAGCAGCACTGGCGAGGTTCAGATCTGTTTTTATTTAGCCACTCACACAATAGTATTGACAGGAATGTCCCTCCAGCCCCTTGCACATAAATCACCCATGGTCAGAGAGTCTTAGgtaaggagaagagaaagcaaatcaCACATCCCTGTCTCCATTTCAGGGCTGTGAGAGGTGGAAACTGAGGCTGAGGCCGCCGAACGTGACTCTTAGTCACATCAGCAGGGGATTTTGCAATGTGGAGGGTGCAGGGTGGAGGGCAGGCAGCGTGCAAGCAAAACTGAAGCACTTTGTGAGGGCCTTTGGTTGAACTTCTCCAGCTGCAAGACCAGGGTATCATTGCCCTGCAACTCTCACCTTCCTGCTCCACTTCAACCTCCTCGTGTGCTCAAGGTGTGTGGAGGTGGCAGGGTTTAACACACCTCAAATTAGCATGGGGCACTCTGGAGAGCAGTAGGCTGCCATGAGAGTCCTCTGCCTGTTTCCCTTTAACATTTGCAGTACTAAATTACTCCTACACCTGCTCTAGGGAAAGGCATAGGGGAGAGACCATTCCTAAGCCAGATGAGAGAGAAGGTGAGGCAGCAAAGTAGAGGAACAGATACAACTTTTCTGAACAGGCTGTAACCACCAAGACATGTTACAGACTGACTCCAGTTGCCAGGGGTTCAGATGAGTTTGACTTGCAGTGTCCAGTTTAGGAACAGGCTGGGAAGGACAATGTCCAGGCCTAGGCACCCAGAGCTTGCTCCTGGTCACAGAAAATCTGGTTCCCCACCTTATTGTCAGAGAGGAATGAGATCACTGTAGGGATGGGAGAAAAGCACATTCTGAGTCAAACCAGATACAGTTCTGGGGCATTTCCAGAGCAAACTCTTCCAAAGCCTGGCAATAGTAAGGAGTAGCAATGGAATGAGCAGATGAAAATCATGCTTACTCTGGCTATAGGGCTTGATGTGCCTAATAGGCAACACAAACCCTGTCCCATGCGTGAGTCTTCCTGCTAATAATCTTTATATACCACACATTTAACACCATTCCCAGAAACCTAGAGCTCCTGAGAGTCTCTCAAGTATTTCTGCAAGATTCTGTTTTGTGTCTCATATTTCATACTGTCTTTCAACCCCACAGCAGATGCATCAATTAGCTGTATAGGCTATTCTTAAGCTGGATTGATTAAGGCAGTATATTGACTCCTTGAATGAGAGATGTGGATGGAGAAATGCTCTGCAGTGTGGCAACTTTATTTAGAAATGGGGAATCCTTTATAGGTAGGTAGTGAGGAGAGCAGTGAaggccagggcactgctgtcccagGGAATGTTCTGGAAGGTCTCGCTGGCCTCTAGGTGGCAGCCCCATTGCTTCCCCAGCATGCCGGGAGACAGAAACCTTTTCAAAAGCGGGCCATAAACACTGCCTTCACACTTTCTACCCAAAACCCAAGGGCAGGCAGGACTGCATTCTAACAAActcttttggctttttttctctcaggaaATCAGAGCAATAGCAGCTCCATTGGGCCTTACACAAGCTGTTACCGTGCGCTGGCTGATGCACTGGCAGGTCTGCTGGGGGACAGCCATAGTCTCCTTAGCACATTGTACTTGGCCTTGGGGGATACAGGGCTGTGAACCTAACAAGAATCTAAACTCTACTTTGCCAAAACTACCTGTACAGTAAATTGCTTTAATAGTTTCAATAAAAAAGTACAGACAAGCATTTAATGGCCTACAGCCGCTTCAAATCTCCGTGACTCCATTTTAAGGTTTGAATGATTCTATTTTTGAAGCACAGCGACAAAAAGGGAGAGTTGACATAGCTAATGTTGACAGATGTATCTTCATTCTCTCTCTATTTTAAATGAGACAAAACACAGTCTTCTGAAGGAGAAGGGTCATAATTATTTCCGTGATATACGGAAATAGAGATGTTGGCAGTGAGAATCATGGGAATCTACAGAGCTGGCTATCAGcagaaaatgttaataaatTGTCTTTCTGATTAAAGTTACTTAGTTAACTTACTTGGAAGTATCccatttctgtatttcctgaAAACTCATAATCATCACTTCTTGCCTCCTCACAACACCATGAGACCTACGTACTATATTCTAAGAGGTGAGTGAGACTGTTACCCAGACTTGAAAGGTGTTCAGTACCTAGAGATGGAGAGTGGGGTGTAGTTGCCCAGCCTGCACTGACATCAAAAGGCATCAGGAGCAATGCCCTTTAGAAATCCAATTAGACATTATGACAGCATCTTCAAGTGCCTTGTTACCTGCAGCACAACTCCTCAGACGATTCATGGGAAGCGTGTGTCAAAACCCTGCAAGAACAAACTGTGCAAACAAGGCAGATGACATCCACAGGGTACAGAAATCTGACATTTTTTAATTGATAGCTTGGGCAGGTGATAATGAGATAGGAAGAATGTCCTCTTGGTGCGTAATTCTCTTGTGCTGGTGCCTGGTATGAGTGACAGGCCTGGAAGTGGAGCAGGGCTACGGCAATTTTGTAGGGCCAACAAAGCTGGGGGGCTCAGGAATGCATTTCTCATGGTAGCAGAAGTTCTCGGATCACGGGCTTGTCAGAGTGAATATACTTTGCTCAGTGCCAAGAAGCGTAAAGGAGAATaaatatattagaaaaagggaaacaaCTTTTAAGGTAGTTTTTTAGTTTGGTTGTTTCgagttttcttctgctttaataaagcaaaagaaaatttgcAAGAAATTTATGGTCTGATTTGAATCCTACTAATGCTCATGGAAATCCCTTTAGTGAATACTGGACCAGGTCCAAGAAAAGCAGGTTATTATTCCCTTAACTTCTATTAATCCATAACGGTTCCTTTCTCCAAGCAGTTTTGTTAAATCTTGCCAGTAGATTTAATGTGAGCCTCATCAGCAGTGGACCTGGATAAAACACTGGGATCAGCTGCCTCTTAACTCTAAGTCTTTCAAGGACAGTGGTGGTAACGGAGGATGCCTTGACTACATGGCAGGTACCTGTAACCTTGGCCTGAGCATCCTGTTAAGATCTCTAATGGCAACACCCAGCTGAGAGGTGTGACCTCTCTGTCTTgcactgagctgctctgccaggtgGGTGATTTTAGCACAGCAAAACCAGAACAGCTCAATAAAATGGTTTGGTTGTAGTCAAAAAGTGCAAAATAAGTCTCCTTTGGAACAGACAGGTAATGGACAGGAAATGTTCTCATGTAGCCAGGACTAAACACGGCCAGGCACCTGGAAGCAATCTTTCCCCTAGTCTGGGAGACTAGAGATGAG comes from the Taeniopygia guttata chromosome 5, bTaeGut7.mat, whole genome shotgun sequence genome and includes:
- the LOC100220017 gene encoding serine/arginine-rich splicing factor 5, which translates into the protein MSGCRVFVGHLSSRARERDVEKFFKGYGRIREIHLKNGFGFVEFEDHRDADDAIYELNGKELCDERVTIEHARARRGRGRFSQRFSYYQSTSGSSRYGPPVRTEHRIIVENLSSRISWQDLKDVMRKAGEVTYVDAHRNNRNEGVVEFASYSDMKSALEKLDGTELNGRRIKLTEDHRRHRSRSRSRSYSRSRSRSRSTGSSRSDSRSRSRSRSRSRSRSRSRSRSRSRSRSRSRSRTPKKSYSHKSHRSSLIASSPSPSSSKRKSRSRSSSAHSRS